From Desulfofalx alkaliphila DSM 12257, one genomic window encodes:
- a CDS encoding YlqD family protein: MQSITITRPVVIKVRVTEEYKQLVAAELQRAVQRLDLELQQLDFYKKKLTRDAARQHLEQIDSQIKERLQKKQRLLDRIKEIGGLVPGTEVIHGRVESMVEIKVGDDWNQVMNVEILVENGKVLEIRQGVHNPKKVEGDD, from the coding sequence GTGCAGAGCATTACAATTACCAGACCGGTGGTCATCAAGGTGCGGGTAACAGAAGAATATAAACAGCTTGTGGCCGCTGAACTGCAAAGGGCAGTGCAGCGCCTTGATTTAGAGCTGCAGCAATTGGATTTTTACAAAAAAAAGTTGACAAGGGATGCAGCAAGACAGCATCTGGAGCAAATTGACAGCCAAATCAAGGAACGGCTACAAAAGAAACAAAGATTGCTGGACAGAATTAAAGAGATTGGAGGTCTGGTACCGGGCACCGAGGTGATACACGGCAGGGTAGAGAGTATGGTGGAAATCAAAGTGGGCGATGACTGGAACCAGGTAATGAATGTGGAAATACTGGTAGAAAACGGTAAGGTTTTAGAAATTAGACAAGGAGTTCACAACCCGAAGAAGGTTGAGGGTGATGATTAA
- the rimM gene encoding ribosome maturation factor RimM (Essential for efficient processing of 16S rRNA), producing the protein MEQQYITIGEIVNTQGRKGEVRLIPLTDFLDRFNDLDELQVYLKDKRFTVHLEAVRRHKNFIILKFKGIDDINEAEKLKGGLAQITKDKLVPLPEGSYYIFQIVGLDVFTESGEKLGTVTEVLRTGANDVYVTKPPVGKDILIPALKSVVKEINIEANRMVVELPEGLLDT; encoded by the coding sequence ATGGAGCAGCAGTACATTACCATTGGTGAGATAGTGAATACCCAGGGGCGTAAGGGTGAGGTTCGCCTGATACCACTAACCGACTTTTTAGATCGCTTTAATGACCTTGATGAATTACAAGTGTATTTAAAGGATAAGCGTTTTACTGTGCACCTTGAGGCTGTACGCAGGCATAAGAATTTTATTATTTTAAAGTTTAAAGGCATTGACGACATAAATGAGGCAGAAAAACTTAAAGGTGGATTGGCACAGATCACCAAAGACAAATTAGTACCACTGCCTGAAGGTAGTTATTATATATTTCAAATTGTCGGCTTAGATGTTTTCACCGAAAGCGGTGAAAAATTAGGTACAGTTACAGAGGTATTAAGGACCGGAGCCAACGACGTGTATGTAACAAAGCCACCGGTGGGCAAAGATATACTTATACCGGCTTTAAAGTCCGTGGTTAAAGAAATTAATATTGAAGCTAACCGTATGGTGGTGGAGCTTCCTGAAGGGTTGCTGGACACCTAA
- the ylqF gene encoding ribosome biogenesis GTPase YlqF produces MEQQNPIQWFPGHMAKAKRLVQENLKLVDVVIELVDARIPASSRNPMIDDILGNKPRLVILNKADLADEEVTGQWQRTMKGANSLALALDSVRGKGINQVTPMARALVAEKMKQIKAAGRRARAVRCMVVGIPNVGKSSFINRLSGRKSTKTGDMPGVTKGKQMIKINNDLELLDTPGILWPKFEDVEVAYKLAATGAIKEQVVNVEEVALYLLKIIVQTKPDKVLTRYKLKEIPEEMLTLLEEIGAKRGLLLRGGVTDTYKAAVLVLKEFREGKLGRISLEYPNQ; encoded by the coding sequence ATGGAGCAGCAAAACCCCATTCAATGGTTCCCCGGACACATGGCCAAGGCCAAGCGTTTGGTGCAGGAAAATTTAAAACTGGTTGATGTGGTAATAGAACTGGTGGATGCAAGAATCCCCGCCAGCAGTCGCAATCCAATGATAGATGATATATTAGGAAATAAACCCAGATTAGTGATACTTAATAAGGCTGATTTGGCCGACGAAGAAGTAACAGGGCAATGGCAGCGCACCATGAAGGGTGCTAACAGCCTTGCCCTGGCCCTAGATTCTGTTAGGGGAAAGGGAATCAACCAAGTGACCCCCATGGCCAGGGCCTTGGTTGCAGAAAAGATGAAGCAAATAAAAGCTGCCGGCAGGAGAGCGCGGGCGGTGCGCTGCATGGTGGTGGGTATACCCAATGTTGGTAAATCTTCATTTATTAACAGGCTTTCGGGACGTAAGTCCACCAAAACCGGAGATATGCCCGGGGTTACAAAGGGCAAGCAGATGATTAAAATCAATAATGATTTAGAACTGTTGGATACACCGGGAATTTTATGGCCTAAATTTGAAGATGTAGAAGTGGCTTATAAATTAGCTGCCACCGGAGCCATCAAAGAACAGGTGGTCAATGTGGAAGAGGTGGCCTTGTATTTATTAAAAATAATAGTTCAAACAAAGCCTGACAAGGTGTTAACAAGATATAAATTAAAGGAGATACCCGAGGAAATGTTAACCCTCTTGGAGGAAATCGGAGCTAAGCGGGGATTGTTACTGCGCGGTGGTGTAACAGACACTTATAAGGCTGCGGTGCTGGTGCTTAAGGAGTTTAGGGAGGGTAAATTGGGCCGCATCTCCTTGGAATATCCAAACCAATAA
- a CDS encoding class II aldolase/adducin family protein, whose amino-acid sequence MAVKLTVEEAREKVAKMGQKIGASSLVLGTWGNISCYLPQEELVVITPSGVAYENMRPDMTVVVNIDGGVEKGELRPSSEIKIHLAVYKERADIGAIVHTHSMYASALAVSGIPIPPILEDMAALIGGGVPVAEYARAGSRRLAENVAKVMGKTNAVLMANHGVLAFGRDLQEAMNTAVMVERCAQIYAVALQVGKPTAIDEGDVLALRQFYLNQYGQR is encoded by the coding sequence TTGGCAGTTAAATTGACGGTGGAAGAAGCCAGGGAAAAGGTAGCTAAAATGGGCCAAAAAATAGGTGCATCCAGTTTGGTGCTGGGCACCTGGGGAAATATTTCCTGTTATCTGCCCCAAGAAGAGCTGGTGGTCATTACCCCCAGCGGAGTGGCATACGAAAATATGAGGCCTGACATGACAGTGGTGGTAAATATAGACGGTGGGGTGGAAAAGGGAGAGCTAAGGCCTTCCAGTGAAATTAAAATCCACTTGGCCGTTTACAAGGAGCGGGCCGATATTGGAGCCATAGTTCATACGCACAGCATGTATGCCAGCGCCCTTGCGGTGTCAGGCATACCCATTCCACCCATATTGGAAGATATGGCTGCATTAATAGGCGGTGGGGTGCCGGTGGCAGAGTATGCCAGGGCCGGAAGCCGGCGGCTGGCTGAGAATGTAGCCAAGGTAATGGGAAAGACCAATGCGGTCTTAATGGCCAATCATGGGGTGCTGGCATTTGGTAGGGATTTACAGGAAGCAATGAATACCGCCGTGATGGTGGAAAGGTGTGCCCAAATATACGCCGTTGCCCTGCAAGTTGGCAAACCCACTGCCATAGATGAGGGTGATGTGCTTGCTTTAAGGCAGTTCTACCTTAACCAATATGGGCAAAGATAA
- a CDS encoding aspartate aminotransferase family protein — protein sequence MTTNKIPENLLSFEEALALNREEVRNLHKKYVNASLASLMGLLNFDSQYVRAQGVSVWDSDGKEYLDFLGGYGSLNLGHNHPAVIKALERVKGIPNILQASLNTLTGALAANLAAITPGNLQRCFFGNSGAEAVEGALKLARASTGRHKVLYCHGAFHGKTLGALSVTGREKYQKTFQPLLTGCTAVPFGDLDTLRGLLKSNDIAAFITEPIQGEGGIIEPPAGYLAEAKELCHKYGALFIADEVQTGMGRTGTMFACEQEKVVPDILCLAKALGGGMMPIGAYVTTDEIWQRAYGSIEKATLHTSTFGGNTMACAAALSTIETLYKEDLVNQAKEKGEYFIGKLNVLKEKYPLLADVRGRGLLIGIEFAQPKGFATKATLGVVNKLSEEYMGSLVAGQLLNKHGIITAYTLNNPNVIRLEPPLIVEYQQLDKVIGALEDILSSHKGFISIATSSAKTIFNSLRRK from the coding sequence ATGACTACAAACAAGATTCCCGAAAATCTTCTCAGTTTTGAAGAGGCATTGGCACTAAACCGAGAGGAAGTTCGCAATTTACACAAAAAATATGTTAATGCCAGCCTGGCTTCACTGATGGGTTTATTAAATTTCGACTCCCAATATGTAAGGGCCCAGGGCGTCAGTGTTTGGGACAGTGACGGTAAAGAGTATCTGGACTTTTTAGGCGGTTACGGTTCACTGAATTTAGGACACAACCATCCGGCCGTTATTAAAGCCTTGGAAAGGGTAAAGGGAATTCCCAACATCTTACAGGCCTCTTTAAATACACTAACCGGGGCACTGGCCGCTAACCTGGCTGCCATCACGCCCGGTAATTTACAGCGCTGCTTCTTTGGCAACAGCGGCGCTGAGGCGGTGGAAGGGGCCCTAAAGCTGGCCCGGGCTTCAACGGGCAGACATAAGGTGCTGTACTGCCACGGCGCCTTTCACGGAAAAACCTTGGGAGCATTATCTGTCACCGGTAGAGAAAAGTATCAAAAAACCTTCCAACCACTGCTGACAGGATGCACCGCCGTACCCTTTGGCGACTTGGATACACTAAGAGGCCTACTTAAAAGTAATGACATTGCGGCATTTATCACCGAACCCATTCAAGGTGAAGGCGGCATCATTGAACCCCCTGCCGGTTACCTTGCTGAGGCCAAAGAACTTTGCCATAAATACGGCGCCCTGTTTATTGCCGATGAGGTGCAAACAGGAATGGGACGCACGGGAACTATGTTTGCCTGTGAGCAGGAAAAGGTGGTACCCGATATTTTATGCCTGGCCAAAGCTTTAGGCGGAGGAATGATGCCCATCGGAGCATATGTTACCACCGATGAAATTTGGCAACGGGCCTATGGCAGTATTGAAAAGGCAACCCTGCACACCTCTACCTTTGGCGGCAATACCATGGCTTGCGCCGCCGCCCTGTCCACCATTGAAACCTTGTACAAGGAAGATCTGGTTAATCAAGCCAAGGAAAAGGGTGAATATTTTATTGGCAAATTAAATGTTTTAAAGGAAAAATATCCGCTCTTAGCCGATGTGCGGGGCCGCGGCTTATTGATTGGCATAGAGTTCGCCCAACCCAAGGGATTTGCAACAAAGGCTACTTTAGGTGTGGTTAACAAGCTTTCAGAAGAGTACATGGGCAGTTTAGTTGCCGGGCAGTTGCTTAATAAGCACGGTATTATCACCGCCTACACCCTAAACAACCCCAATGTAATTCGCTTAGAACCACCGCTTATTGTGGAATATCAGCAACTGGATAAGGTTATAGGGGCCTTGGAGGATATTTTAAGCTCCCATAAAGGTTTTATCAGCATAGCCACTTCCAGTGCTAAAACAATATTTAACTCCCTGAGAAGAAAATAA
- the ylxM gene encoding YlxM family DNA-binding protein produces the protein MEKVIWITLLFDFYGQLLTERQQRFVELYYGQDFSLGEIAEEYGVTRQAVHDTLKRAEKTLTGYEEKLQLVKKFMDERKKISDALKLLRDFRQDQNPHHLEKMEDILTEISRLHEE, from the coding sequence ATGGAAAAAGTCATTTGGATTACCCTACTGTTCGACTTTTACGGCCAACTGCTCACCGAGCGCCAGCAGCGCTTTGTTGAACTATACTATGGCCAAGATTTTTCCTTGGGCGAAATAGCTGAAGAGTACGGCGTTACCCGGCAAGCGGTACATGATACATTAAAAAGGGCTGAAAAAACACTTACCGGCTATGAGGAAAAATTGCAGTTGGTAAAAAAATTCATGGACGAGCGAAAAAAAATATCCGATGCACTGAAACTGCTCAGGGATTTCCGCCAGGACCAAAACCCCCATCATCTGGAAAAGATGGAAGATATATTAACCGAGATTAGTAGGCTGCACGAAGAGTAA
- a CDS encoding amidohydrolase: MSNIIIRNADIVTMDKESGIISKGEIHISDGTIQWLGQGSLAPEDFSADIEIDGSDMVAMPGFINCHTHAAMTLLRGYADDLELMEWLNEKIWPLEAKLTGEDIYYGSLLACIEMIKSGTTTFADMYFFMDQVAKATGESGMRAVLSRGLIGIAPHGMQALEENKEFIKQYHLSSAGRITAMFGAHAPYTCPPEYLEKVMEAADELKVGIHIHLAETLTEHRDILKQYGKTPIQHVDSLGLFNYHTIGAHCVHVDDTDIKILADKNVGVAHNPESNMKLASGIAPVNKMIQAGVTVGLGTDGASSNNNLDMLEEMRSATLLQKVSTMDPTVLPAYDALEMATAKGAKVLGLEEQVGRLKPGMRADLILVDFNKPHLYPRHDVYAHLVYAAQSSDVDTVIIDGQLVMQNRKVLTVDEEEVLRKVKECTERLIS, translated from the coding sequence GTGTCTAATATAATTATTAGAAATGCAGATATTGTCACCATGGATAAAGAGAGCGGCATTATATCAAAGGGTGAGATACATATATCGGACGGTACCATACAGTGGTTGGGCCAAGGGTCTTTGGCCCCTGAAGATTTTTCTGCCGATATAGAAATTGACGGCAGCGACATGGTGGCCATGCCCGGCTTTATAAACTGCCACACCCATGCGGCCATGACCCTATTGAGGGGTTATGCAGACGACCTGGAGCTGATGGAGTGGTTAAACGAAAAAATATGGCCCCTTGAAGCCAAATTAACCGGCGAAGATATTTATTATGGCAGTTTATTGGCCTGTATAGAGATGATAAAATCCGGCACCACCACCTTTGCGGACATGTACTTTTTCATGGATCAGGTTGCCAAGGCCACAGGTGAAAGCGGCATGAGGGCGGTATTATCCCGAGGTCTCATTGGCATTGCCCCCCATGGAATGCAAGCCCTGGAAGAAAACAAAGAGTTTATCAAACAGTATCACCTTTCTTCTGCCGGAAGGATTACCGCCATGTTCGGTGCCCACGCTCCGTACACCTGCCCCCCTGAATACTTGGAAAAGGTGATGGAAGCAGCCGATGAATTGAAGGTAGGTATACATATTCACCTGGCTGAGACCTTGACGGAACACCGGGATATTTTAAAGCAGTACGGAAAGACACCCATTCAACATGTGGACAGCCTGGGATTGTTTAATTACCATACCATTGGTGCCCATTGTGTGCATGTGGACGATACAGACATCAAAATACTGGCTGATAAAAATGTCGGTGTGGCACACAACCCGGAAAGCAACATGAAACTGGCCAGTGGCATAGCACCGGTCAATAAAATGATTCAGGCGGGCGTAACGGTGGGCTTGGGTACTGACGGTGCCTCCAGCAACAATAACCTTGACATGTTGGAAGAGATGCGCAGTGCCACACTGTTACAAAAGGTATCTACCATGGATCCCACTGTACTGCCGGCCTATGATGCACTGGAAATGGCCACGGCAAAGGGAGCCAAGGTGCTGGGCTTAGAGGAGCAGGTGGGCCGACTTAAACCGGGCATGCGGGCGGATTTGATACTGGTGGATTTTAACAAGCCGCACCTATACCCTAGGCACGATGTTTATGCCCACCTGGTATATGCAGCCCAAAGTTCCGATGTGGATACTGTAATTATAGACGGCCAATTGGTGATGCAGAACCGAAAGGTGCTTACCGTAGATGAAGAAGAGGTGCTAAGAAAAGTAAAAGAATGTACCGAAAGGCTAATATCCTAG
- the lepB gene encoding signal peptidase I, whose product MKNYHRGTGESESNKEQKNKFSILRETIESIAIAVVLAIIIRMFIFEPFYIPSGSMEPTLMVNDRIIVSKVSYYFSEPQRGDVIVFKYPKDTSRNFVKRVIGMPGEVIEMRDNVLYVDGQGMPEEYLPAGVSYPDYGPVDVPEGYYFMLGDNRNNSEDSRYWGLLPEELITGKSVAIYWPLDRLGLIK is encoded by the coding sequence TTGAAAAACTATCACCGGGGGACCGGGGAGTCAGAATCTAATAAAGAACAAAAGAACAAGTTTTCTATACTAAGGGAAACAATAGAATCAATAGCCATTGCCGTGGTGCTGGCGATAATTATTCGCATGTTTATATTTGAACCCTTTTATATTCCCTCGGGATCAATGGAACCGACCCTGATGGTTAATGACCGTATTATAGTCAGTAAAGTTTCTTATTATTTTAGTGAACCCCAACGGGGTGACGTAATTGTGTTTAAATATCCAAAGGACACCAGTAGGAATTTTGTAAAGCGTGTGATAGGTATGCCCGGTGAAGTTATAGAAATGAGAGACAATGTCTTGTATGTGGATGGACAAGGTATGCCGGAAGAGTATTTGCCGGCGGGGGTGAGCTACCCGGACTACGGGCCTGTGGATGTACCCGAAGGATATTACTTCATGTTGGGCGATAACAGGAACAATAGTGAGGACAGCCGATACTGGGGGCTCTTGCCCGAAGAATTGATTACCGGCAAATCAGTTGCAATATATTGGCCGCTGGATAGGCTTGGTCTGATAAAATAA
- a CDS encoding NADH-quinone oxidoreductase subunit A — protein MLSVGGAIFIFLVVGIIFGIGGIVTAFLIQPRRKNSVKEETYECGPPTQGTAWVRFKVQYFVYALLFVTFDVATIYLYPWAVRFSGAGMFEFLAMVLFFAIVVLGLAYAWKEGALEWK, from the coding sequence ATGTTATCGGTGGGCGGTGCGATTTTTATATTTTTAGTAGTCGGTATTATTTTTGGCATAGGGGGTATTGTAACTGCTTTTTTAATTCAACCGCGACGCAAAAACAGTGTTAAAGAAGAGACCTATGAGTGTGGTCCCCCAACCCAGGGTACGGCATGGGTGAGATTTAAGGTGCAATACTTTGTCTATGCCTTGCTATTTGTTACCTTTGATGTGGCTACCATATATCTCTATCCCTGGGCTGTAAGGTTTAGCGGTGCAGGTATGTTTGAATTTTTAGCCATGGTCTTATTTTTTGCAATTGTAGTGTTAGGTCTGGCCTATGCCTGGAAGGAGGGAGCGTTGGAATGGAAATAA
- the ffh gene encoding signal recognition particle protein — MFQSLSERLQATFKKLKGKGNLTETDVNEAMREVRVALLEADVNFKVVKEFVASVKEKAVGQDVMSSLTPGQQVVKIVRDELVELLGGTQSKINLAPKPPTVLMLVGLQGSGKTTTCGKLANNLRKAGRRPLLVAADVYRPAAIKQLEVLGKQLDIPVFSMGQQNPVDIAKAAIENANSTGRDLVIIDTAGRLHINEELMAELEGIKAAVKPHEILLVVDAMTGQDAVNVAESFNNKLGLDGIVMTKLDGDTRGGAALSVRKVTGTPIKYVGVGEKLDALEPFHPDRMADRILGMGDVLTLIEKAQATMDAEQAAQLSHKLKTAEFSLEDFLVQMQQVRNMGPLDQILGMIPGMNKLKGLKDQIDEKELVYVEAIIRSMTPYERRHPEKINGSRRRRIAAGSGTKVQDVNRLLKQFEQTRKMFKQIGNMEKSVKKGKKIRLPFPF, encoded by the coding sequence ATGTTTCAAAGTCTGTCTGAAAGACTGCAGGCAACCTTTAAAAAACTAAAGGGCAAAGGTAACCTGACAGAAACCGATGTAAACGAGGCAATGCGTGAAGTGCGGGTGGCACTTTTAGAAGCGGACGTCAACTTTAAGGTTGTTAAAGAGTTTGTGGCGTCGGTAAAAGAAAAGGCCGTCGGCCAGGATGTGATGAGCAGTTTAACACCGGGACAGCAGGTAGTAAAAATAGTGCGGGATGAACTGGTAGAACTTTTAGGTGGCACCCAAAGCAAAATTAATTTGGCACCTAAGCCACCCACCGTATTAATGCTGGTGGGCCTGCAGGGTTCCGGAAAAACCACCACCTGTGGCAAGTTGGCCAACAACTTAAGGAAAGCTGGGCGCCGTCCACTTTTAGTTGCTGCCGATGTCTACCGTCCTGCTGCCATCAAACAACTTGAGGTGCTGGGCAAACAATTGGATATACCGGTGTTTTCCATGGGGCAGCAAAACCCCGTGGATATAGCTAAGGCAGCAATAGAAAACGCCAACAGCACCGGTCGCGACCTGGTAATAATAGACACCGCCGGCCGTCTGCACATCAATGAGGAATTGATGGCTGAATTGGAAGGGATTAAGGCTGCTGTCAAACCCCACGAGATACTGCTGGTGGTGGATGCCATGACAGGTCAGGATGCGGTTAATGTTGCAGAGTCATTTAACAATAAGTTGGGCCTTGACGGCATAGTAATGACCAAACTGGACGGGGATACCAGGGGCGGTGCGGCATTATCCGTTCGTAAGGTAACCGGAACACCTATAAAGTATGTGGGTGTAGGTGAAAAACTGGACGCCCTGGAGCCCTTCCATCCCGATCGTATGGCTGATCGTATATTGGGCATGGGTGATGTGTTAACTCTTATTGAGAAGGCCCAGGCCACCATGGATGCCGAGCAGGCGGCACAACTTTCCCATAAACTGAAGACGGCAGAATTTTCTCTGGAAGACTTCTTAGTCCAAATGCAGCAAGTAAGGAACATGGGCCCCCTGGATCAAATTTTAGGTATGATTCCGGGAATGAATAAACTAAAGGGGTTAAAAGATCAAATAGACGAAAAGGAACTGGTCTATGTGGAGGCAATTATAAGATCCATGACCCCCTATGAACGCCGGCATCCTGAAAAGATTAACGGCAGCAGAAGGAGAAGGATTGCTGCCGGCAGCGGTACAAAGGTACAGGATGTTAACCGCCTGTTAAAACAGTTTGAACAAACCCGCAAAATGTTTAAGCAAATAGGCAACATGGAAAAAAGTGTTAAGAAAGGGAAGAAAATTAGACTGCCCTTCCCTTTTTAA
- the rplS gene encoding 50S ribosomal protein L19 — MNLIDALEKEYIKTDIPQFKAGDTVRVHVKVVEGNRERIQVFEGVVIRRRGGGLGETFTVRRLSYGVGVERTFPVHSQKIDKIEVVRRGRVRRAKLYYLRKLRGKAARIKELR; from the coding sequence ATGAACCTCATTGATGCATTGGAAAAAGAGTATATCAAAACTGATATTCCTCAGTTTAAAGCCGGTGACACCGTAAGGGTACACGTAAAGGTTGTTGAGGGCAACCGGGAACGTATTCAGGTGTTTGAAGGTGTTGTTATCAGGCGCCGTGGCGGTGGACTTGGTGAAACTTTTACAGTACGTAGACTTTCTTACGGTGTTGGCGTAGAAAGAACTTTTCCCGTTCACAGCCAAAAGATTGATAAAATTGAAGTGGTGCGCCGTGGACGTGTAAGAAGGGCTAAACTGTACTACCTGCGTAAACTGCGCGGTAAAGCTGCCCGCATTAAAGAACTCAGATAG
- the trmD gene encoding tRNA (guanosine(37)-N1)-methyltransferase TrmD has protein sequence MRIDILTLFPEMFDGPINTSILKRARDNKIISINLHNIRDYSQNKHRTVDDTPYGGGAGMVMQAEPIFKAMEKLNQEGKAERVIMMCPQGRTFTQQMAKELAQEKHLVLLCGHYEGIDERVKEKLVTDEISIGDYVLTGGELPAMVVVDAVARMIPGVLGEMASAQQDSFYHGLLDHPHYTKPREYQGLSVPEVLLSGHHKNIDRWRRRQSLLRTLERRPDLLEKAELTAEDRQELQQVMDTLGKILNT, from the coding sequence ATGCGTATAGATATATTAACACTATTTCCCGAGATGTTTGACGGCCCCATTAATACCAGCATACTAAAGCGGGCTAGGGATAACAAAATTATAAGTATTAATTTACACAACATTAGGGACTACTCCCAAAACAAGCACCGTACAGTGGATGACACTCCCTATGGCGGTGGCGCCGGTATGGTGATGCAGGCAGAGCCCATATTTAAAGCAATGGAAAAGCTAAACCAAGAGGGCAAGGCTGAGCGGGTAATCATGATGTGCCCCCAGGGCCGTACCTTTACTCAGCAGATGGCCAAAGAACTGGCCCAAGAAAAACATCTGGTGCTGCTGTGTGGTCATTATGAGGGTATAGACGAGCGAGTGAAGGAAAAACTGGTTACAGATGAAATATCCATTGGCGATTATGTACTTACCGGCGGGGAGCTGCCGGCCATGGTGGTGGTGGATGCAGTGGCCAGGATGATACCCGGGGTACTGGGTGAAATGGCCTCTGCCCAACAGGACTCCTTCTATCACGGTTTGTTGGATCATCCCCACTATACCAAACCCCGTGAATACCAAGGCCTTTCTGTTCCGGAAGTGCTCTTGTCCGGTCACCACAAAAATATTGACCGCTGGCGGCGTCGCCAGTCCCTGCTGCGCACCTTAGAAAGAAGACCGGATTTGCTGGAAAAAGCGGAATTAACGGCAGAAGACAGACAAGAATTGCAGCAGGTGATGGACACCCTGGGTAAAATATTAAATACCTGA
- a CDS encoding ribonuclease HII: MIDLTRLTVSEIKKYVNDYPPDEQVLEQLAADGRAGVRRIYHLIQNKREKLLREYQRLEKLFTYEQQLFSQGKKYIVGIDEVGRGPLAGPVVAGAVIFPKDVVIHGLNESKKVSAAKRRKLAKEIKEKAVAWSLGLATVQEINRFNIYQATLLAMRRAVGKLSTRPEHLLVDAVNIPGINIPQFAIKGGDRLSGSIAAASIIAKTYRDEMMQNYHKKYPRYQFDRHKGYPTKEHLEALKKYGPSPIHRSGYAPVAELIKDKLF; the protein is encoded by the coding sequence ATGATAGATTTAACAAGGCTGACGGTATCTGAAATAAAGAAATATGTTAATGATTATCCGCCGGACGAGCAAGTATTAGAACAGCTGGCCGCCGACGGCAGGGCCGGAGTGCGCCGGATTTATCATTTAATACAAAACAAACGAGAGAAATTACTCCGGGAATATCAGCGATTGGAAAAATTATTTACATATGAACAACAATTGTTTAGCCAGGGGAAAAAATATATTGTGGGCATTGACGAGGTGGGCCGCGGCCCCCTGGCCGGCCCGGTGGTGGCCGGTGCAGTGATCTTTCCCAAAGATGTAGTAATACATGGGCTCAATGAATCAAAAAAAGTATCGGCGGCTAAAAGAAGAAAACTGGCTAAAGAAATAAAGGAAAAGGCAGTGGCTTGGTCCTTGGGTTTGGCCACCGTGCAGGAGATAAACAGATTTAATATTTATCAAGCAACCTTGCTGGCTATGAGACGGGCGGTGGGCAAGTTGTCAACCAGGCCGGAGCACCTGCTTGTTGATGCAGTAAATATTCCCGGCATTAACATCCCACAGTTTGCCATTAAAGGGGGAGATCGGTTAAGCGGCTCCATAGCAGCCGCTTCAATTATTGCTAAAACATACCGGGATGAAATGATGCAGAATTATCATAAAAAATATCCCCGGTATCAATTTGATAGGCATAAGGGATACCCAACCAAAGAACATCTGGAAGCATTAAAGAAGTATGGGCCCAGTCCCATTCACCGGAGCGGTTATGCACCGGTGGCTGAATTAATAAAGGATAAATTGTTTTAA
- the rpsP gene encoding 30S ribosomal protein S16, with protein MATKIRLKRMGAKKAPFYRIVVADSRFPRDGRFIEEIGYYDPLKKPVVIKVDKEKAQDWLKKGAQPSETVKSLFYKAGVLEKAAGEGQQ; from the coding sequence TTGGCAACTAAAATTCGCTTAAAAAGAATGGGTGCAAAAAAAGCTCCATTTTACCGTATAGTGGTGGCAGATTCACGTTTCCCCCGCGATGGTCGTTTCATTGAGGAAATTGGTTATTATGATCCTCTAAAAAAGCCCGTTGTTATCAAGGTTGATAAAGAAAAGGCACAGGACTGGCTTAAAAAGGGTGCCCAGCCCTCTGAAACAGTTAAATCTTTGTTTTATAAAGCCGGTGTGCTGGAGAAGGCTGCCGGTGAGGGTCAGCAATAG
- a CDS encoding KH domain-containing protein: protein MKELVEILAKALVDQPDKVDVKVIEKEKIVQIELRVAPEDMGKVIGKQGRIARAIRAVVKAAATKQRKKVSVEIV, encoded by the coding sequence ATGAAAGAATTAGTTGAAATTTTAGCCAAAGCCCTCGTTGACCAACCGGACAAGGTTGATGTCAAGGTGATTGAAAAAGAAAAAATAGTACAAATTGAGCTGAGAGTAGCCCCTGAAGATATGGGCAAGGTGATTGGTAAGCAAGGCAGAATAGCCCGGGCTATTCGTGCGGTGGTTAAAGCCGCTGCCACCAAGCAACGCAAGAAAGTATCAGTGGAAATAGTATAA